A window of Polaromonas hydrogenivorans contains these coding sequences:
- a CDS encoding ISAs1 family transposase → MTQSTGTSLMEHLRQVPDPRIERTRRHELMDILVIALCAVIGGADNWVDVVQFGKAKKEWFATFLKLPNGIASHDTFGRVFQLIDSQALEKVCIDWLQSIAGQVQGVVAIDGKSVRGSGHGGQSALHIVSAWACQASMLLGQVQTDKKSNEITAIPELLKLLSIQGCIVTIDAMGCQKAITKAIVHSEADYVLNLKGNHRHLHGGVAAWFEACHASEQIGPAHSHYRECASTHNHGRIESREHWLMAVPEHLKRATKYWTNLQTIAMVRRTRQVAGKTSDETHYYISSLPLSASAQTIAQAIRSHWAVENELHWSLDVSFREDACKVRRDEGPANLACLRRLALTQLQRETSLKASVKSKRCRAGWDPAYMLKVLDCSVLSI, encoded by the coding sequence ATGACGCAAAGCACCGGGACAAGCCTGATGGAGCACTTGCGGCAGGTGCCCGATCCTCGCATCGAGCGCACACGGCGCCATGAACTGATGGACATTTTGGTGATTGCGCTGTGCGCGGTTATCGGCGGGGCCGATAACTGGGTTGACGTGGTGCAGTTTGGCAAGGCAAAGAAGGAATGGTTCGCCACGTTTTTGAAGCTGCCCAATGGCATTGCCTCGCACGACACGTTTGGCCGGGTGTTCCAGCTCATTGACTCGCAGGCGCTGGAGAAAGTATGCATCGACTGGCTGCAAAGCATTGCCGGCCAGGTCCAGGGCGTGGTGGCCATTGATGGCAAGAGCGTGCGCGGCTCGGGCCATGGCGGACAGTCGGCGCTGCATATCGTGAGCGCCTGGGCGTGCCAGGCCAGCATGTTGCTGGGGCAGGTGCAGACGGACAAAAAGTCCAACGAAATCACCGCCATTCCCGAGTTGCTCAAGCTGCTGAGCATCCAGGGCTGCATCGTCACCATTGACGCCATGGGGTGTCAAAAGGCCATCACCAAAGCCATCGTGCACAGTGAAGCGGACTACGTGCTCAACCTCAAGGGCAACCACCGCCACCTGCACGGGGGAGTTGCGGCCTGGTTTGAGGCTTGCCACGCCAGCGAGCAAATCGGGCCAGCGCACAGCCACTATCGGGAATGCGCCAGTACCCACAACCACGGGCGCATTGAGAGCCGCGAACACTGGCTCATGGCGGTGCCCGAGCACCTCAAGCGCGCCACCAAATACTGGACGAACCTGCAAACCATCGCCATGGTGCGGCGCACGCGCCAGGTGGCAGGCAAAACCAGCGACGAGACCCACTACTACATCAGCAGTTTGCCCTTGAGCGCGAGCGCACAGACCATTGCCCAGGCGATCCGCAGCCACTGGGCGGTGGAGAACGAATTGCACTGGTCGCTGGACGTGAGTTTCAGGGAGGACGCCTGCAAAGTGCGCAGGGACGAAGGCCCGGCCAACCTGGCGTGCCTGCGCCGCCTGGCGCTCACCCAGCTTCAGCGCGAGACCAGCCTGAAGGCCAGCGTCAAAAGCAAGCGCTGCCGCGCTGGCTGGGATCCGGCTTATATGCTCAAGGTGCTTGATTGCAGCGTGCTATCAATTTAG